A DNA window from Acropora palmata chromosome 12, jaAcrPala1.3, whole genome shotgun sequence contains the following coding sequences:
- the LOC141859278 gene encoding nicotinate phosphoribosyltransferase-like, whose translation MAAVEERMNSNPLVQPLLTDFYQITMAYAYWKSGKVLDNAVFDLFFRRNPFQGEFTVFAGLEECVHFVRNFHYSDSDISYLKTVMPSTVDEEFFTFLRGIDGSQVTLSALREGSLVFPRVPLMRLEGPLPVIQLMETSLLNLVNFASLVATNAARFRLAAGWDKGLIEFGLRRSQGPDGGLSASKYCYIGGFDATSNVLAGKLCGIPVKGTQAHAFITSFTPDEFPHVGKLQPVDKSQEPRDFYPVVCNWLKKVTPVLRVLESEVHLGELTAFSAYAVAFPNQFLALVDTYDVIRSGIPGFCAVALALNDFGFQALGVRIDSGDLAYQSKLIRQCLSKVADVFGLPWFSTRRIVASNDINEETLLSLNQQGHEIDTFGIGTHLVTCQKQPALGCVFKLVELNGDARMKLSQDIEKVTIPGKKEAFRLYGGDGRALLDLMQRCDDTPPSPGKRVLCRHPFDEAKRAYVCPSHVETLYHVYWKNGKICSPLPSLKEIQEHVKSSLTLFRQDHMRGLNPTPYKVSLSDNLYTFMHRLWLNHAPIGELF comes from the exons ATGGCGGCAGTTGAAGAAAGAATGAATTCAAATCCTTTAGTGCAGCCATTATTGACAGATTTCTACCAAATTACCATGGCTTATGCTTATTGGAAAAGCGGCAAAGTCCTGGACAATGCAGTGTTTGACTTGTTTTTCCGTAGGAATCCTTTCCAAGGAGAATTTACCGTCTTTGCGGGGTTGGAAGAATGTGTACATTTTGTTAGGAACTTCCACTATTCGGATTCGG aCATTTCATATCTGAAGACAGTGATGCCTTCAACAGTAGATGAAGagtttttcactttcctgCGAGGAATTGATGGAAGCCAAGTTACTCTTAGTGCTCTACGTGAGGGGAGTTTGGTTTTCCCTAGGGTACCGTTGATGAGACTAGAGGGACCCCTGCCAG TGATACAGCTCATGGAAACATCTCTTCTTAACTTAGTAAATTTTGCAAG CCTCGTCGCAACCAATGCTGCTAGGTTTCGTCTCGCGGCAGGATGGGACAAAGGTTTAATAGAATTTGGTCTGCGAAGATCTCAAGGACCCGATGGTGGATTGTCGGCATCGAAGTACTGTTACATTGGAG GGTTTGACGCAACAAGCAATGTGTTAGCTGGCAAATTATGTGGGATTCCTGTAAAAGGGACCCAGGCTCACGCTTTCATTACATCATTTACACCCGACGAATTTCCGCATGTTGGCAAGCTGCAGCCTGTGGACAAGAGCCAAGAACCTAGAGACTTCTATCCAGTCGTGTGCAACTGGCTGAAAAAAGTAACGCCTGTGCTAAGAGTATTAGAGAGCGAAGTTCATTTGGGTGAATTGACGGCGTTTTCTGCGTACGCTGTCGCTTTCCCAAACCAGTTCCTTGCCCTTGTTGATACGTACGATGTCATCAG GAGCGGTATTCCCGGATTTTGTGCCGTGGCATTGGCTCTCAATGACTTTGGATTTCAAGCGCTGGGAGTCAGGATAGATTCGGGCGATTTAGCTTATCAATCAAAACTTATCAGGCAATGCCTGTCAAAGGTAGCAGATGT GTTTGGCTTGCCCTGGTTTTCAACGAGGAGAATTGTCGCCAGCAACGATATCAACGAGGAGACACTCTTATCGCTAAACCAACAA gGTCATGAAATTGATACCTTTGGTATTGGAACCCATCTTGTTACGTGCCAAAAGCAGCCTGCCCTAGGATGTGTTTTCAAG CTCGTAGAATTAAACGGCGATGCACGGATGAAGCTGAGTCAAGATATCGAAAAGGTCACCATACCAGGAAAGAAGGAGGCCTTCAGGTTGTACGGTGGAGATG GTCGCGCTCTTCTTGATCTCATGCAGAGATGCGACGATACTCCACCTTCTCCAGGAAAGAGGGTATTATGCCGTCACCCGTTTGACGAGGCGAAGCGTGCTTATGTCTGCCCATCGCACGTGGAAACGTTGTACCACGTTTACTGGAAAAACGGCAAG ATATGCAGTCCCCTGCCGTCTTTGAAGGAAATTCAAGAACATGTGAAGAGTTCTCTGACACTCTTTAGGCAAGATCATATGAGAGGCTTAAATCCGACGCCATACAAG GTTTCCCTCAGTGACAATTTATACACTTTCATGCATCGATTATGGCTGAACCATGCACCCATTGGAGAGTTGTTCTAG